The DNA sequence GGTTGCTGTAGCAGCAGAGATATTGGCTTTTACTGAGGCAGACTGACCGATGATTAAGTCGCCCCCGACTTCAACAGTGCCTTCGAGCTTGCCGTCTATCCGAATATTGCCGCTCGATACCAAAGACCCCTTGAGTTCACAGTCTTCGGCAATGTATGTAATATTTGTGTTCGTGCTGATATTTCGGATAACCGGTTTTGTGTCGTTTTCTTTTTTACTAAACATTCTTAGCCGCTCCTTTTTATTGCGCTTCGGTATAGGTAGTAAAGACTGTCGGATCAACGAG is a window from the Dehalobacter sp. DCA genome containing:
- a CDS encoding bactofilin family protein — encoded protein: MFSKKENDTKPVIRNISTNTNITYIAEDCELKGSLVSSGNIRIDGKLEGTVEVGGDLIIGQSASVKANISAATATITGVVCGNIKVGDLLELSPTSRLYGDITARQLKIDQGAIFVGTSSIVSDSTDHPDDSSPEEKP